The following is a genomic window from Candidatus Binatia bacterium.
TGAGCGCCCCCGATCCCATGTGGCACGGCGGCATCAGCGGGGAGCATTCGCTCTTCATGCATGCCGGCCGTCCACTGCGTACGCCCGACAAGACATCGCCTTACCTGCACGAGTTGTTTCACGTCTTACAGCCGTACAAGCCCGCGGCTGATGCCGACTGGATCGAGGAAGGGCTGGCGGAGTTCTACTCGCTCGAACTGCAACGTCGCGCCGGATTGATCGACGCGGCGGCGTACGCGCGGGCACTCGGCTATTTCGAGCGCTTCGGCCTGTGGAACGTCGACCTCACCCAGCAGCAAGACAACGCCGCCACCAACAACAGTGCCCCGCTGGTGATGCATGTGCTTGACCAGCGCATCCAACGGGCAACCGCCGGCAAGAGGCGCTTGGACGATGCCGTAACCCAGCTGGCGCAGGAGGGCGGAGAGGTCAACACCGCTCGCTTCCTGCATTCGGTAAACCAGGCGAGCGGGAGAAACTTTGCGAAATTTTTCGAGCGGCATGTTCTGCGTGGGACACCGCCTGATGTGAACACGGCGCAATAGCCGTGGGCCTGCGGAAGCGGCGTGATGCCGCAACGCCTGGTTCCCTGCCACGCTCAGGGCTATGCTTATCGTGACGGAGGACCGAAAAGCATGTACGTCGATACCGGTTGGCTCGATATCGCAGCGATTGTTGCACTGATTCTCGCCAACGGGTTCTTCTCTGCTGCGGAAATCTCGATCATCGCCGTGCGCAAGAGCCGCTTGGCACAGCTCATCAGCGAAGGTGAACCGGTGGCCAGCACGATCGCCGCCCTCAAGAACGAACCAGGGCGGTTTCTCGCGACGGCGCAAATCGGTATCACGGTCGTCGGCTCGATGGCGTCGGTCATCGGTGGTGCGGCAGCGGTACGCTACCTCGAACCCTTGCTGCGCAACACCCTGCCGGCGGTCTTCAGCCAATGGGTTGAAGCACTCGCGCTTGCCGTAACCGTGATCGTGATCTCGTACTTCACCCTCGTCCTCGGCGAGTTGGTGCCCAAATCGCTGGCGCTGCGGCACAGCGAGCGACTGGCGCACTTCTCCGCCCGACCGATTCAGCGCGTATCGATTTTGGTAGCCCCGCTGGTGAAGACGCTCACGCTCTCGACCGACGCTGTTCTCTGGTTGTTCGGTCACCACGTCACGGGCCAGGAAGCCTTTATCTCTGAAGCGGAAGTCAAGCAGATGGTGCACGAAGGGGCGCAGCATGGCATCTTCGACGAAGCGGAACGGCAGCTCATCCACAGCGTCTTCGAGTTCACCGACACCTCCGTGCGTGAAGTCATGGTGCCGCGATCCGAAGTGCATGCGGTAGAGGCGTCCGTCTCGTTGCCGAATATTCTCAAGCAACTCGTCGACACTGGGTTCTCGCGCATGCCCGTTTTCCAAGGGGACCTCGACCATGTCATCGGCATCGTCCACATTAAGGATCTCCTGCGCGAGGTCGAGAAGCCACAACCAGCAACGCTGGCCGGCGTCATCCATCCGGCGTTTTTCGTGCCCGATTCGATGCAGATCAGTGATTTGCTGCGCGAGCTACAGAGCCGGCGGACGCATATGGCAGTGGTCGTCAATGAGTTCGGCACCGTCATCGGGCTGGTCACCATCGAAGACCTCCTCGAGGAAATCGTCGGCGAGATTCGCGACGAGTTCGACATTGATGAGGAACAACCGGT
Proteins encoded in this region:
- a CDS encoding hemolysin family protein is translated as MYVDTGWLDIAAIVALILANGFFSAAEISIIAVRKSRLAQLISEGEPVASTIAALKNEPGRFLATAQIGITVVGSMASVIGGAAAVRYLEPLLRNTLPAVFSQWVEALALAVTVIVISYFTLVLGELVPKSLALRHSERLAHFSARPIQRVSILVAPLVKTLTLSTDAVLWLFGHHVTGQEAFISEAEVKQMVHEGAQHGIFDEAERQLIHSVFEFTDTSVREVMVPRSEVHAVEASVSLPNILKQLVDTGFSRMPVFQGDLDHVIGIVHIKDLLREVEKPQPATLAGVIHPAFFVPDSMQISDLLRELQSRRTHMAVVVNEFGTVIGLVTIEDLLEEIVGEIRDEFDIDEEQPVQELSDGSLLVDGSFPLDALKERYGTPFEETPNYRTVAGFVLAQLKRIPKGGEAISTSGYKMTVVVLDGRRVSKIRIEGPLGGLKASSHG